The genomic DNA TGGATTAGGACGGGCGTCGTTTTTTCCTTCAAGCTGACGACGGTGCGAGACAAGAATCGGAGAATCGCGAGCGATGGATCCCAGCTACTACTTCACCAAAAACCCCGACTTGGCGGCCCTCCACGTGGCGGCCTTCTTCTTCGTGCTGGGCCTGGCTGTCGGCTGGGTCTTGTGGTCGGGCAACCGACGCCAGGTTCGCAACCTGGATCGCGAAAACGATGCGATCGCCAAACAGCTCGAAGCCGATTGCTTCCGGCAATCCCAACTGGAACGCGAGTCGTCGCTGTTGGGTTGAGTCCAACGGTCGATCTTCGCAGGTGAGCAGGCGAGGTTGCCCCCAGTTTCCGCGAGTCCCCAACGATTGAATTGCCATGTTTATTGCACGTCTTGATTATGCGATGACTCACCTGGGCTGGCTGGGTTTCCTAACAGCGATCTATTTCGCAGGGATCGGGATCTGGCTGGCTCAACTGTTGTGGCGGCGCAGCAAGGCGGCGATCTGGCAGGACCGCAGCGAGATCTTTTCCGAATACCGCGACTTGCACCTACGCGCGATCGAGAACCAAACCGAACTCCTGGAAGCCTGCGAGATCCACGAGACCAGCCTCTTGCAACGCGAGGCGCAAGTCGCCGACTTGCGCAAGCAAGCCGCCGCAAAAGAAGCTCAACTGGCGGAGACGCAAAAACAACTTGCGACCGCGGTAACCGCTCGCGAACAAGCCGAAGCGAACGGGCGATCTCATCGATCGGCGCTTGCCGGCAGCGAGACTCAACTGCAGCGACTGCAGGCGCAACTGGAAGCGGCTGAAGCAAAGCTCGTCGAACAGCAACTGGCCAACGACAAACTGGATGCTGGGCATCAGTGCATGGCGACCTCTTGGAGCCAACAGGTGGCCAAGCTGGATGCCGCGTTGGCGTTGACAGCCAACGATGCCAAAGAAGCTCAAGCGAAACTGGCTCAAGGCGAGCAAGAGCTGATTCGGTTGCGAAACGAAAACAAACGACTGGCCGAGGAATTGGCCGACGCGGAAAACGATCAGGTCTCGATGGACCAAGTCGATCAAGAGTACCGGCGTTTGCGGGCCCAATTGACTACGGTTCGCCAGCAGCTGGAAACGGCACAGACGAGTCTGGCCGAGCGCGATCAGCAATGCGAGCGTTTGACGGAAGAACTGCAAGCGACGCAGGAAGATCTGGAACTGCGTGGGATCTTGCTGGAAGATCTGCGCGTCGTGCAGACCGCAACGGTTGCGAAATTGAATGCTTGGCGACAGACCGACGACGAACTGACGGCACTGGAAACCGAACTGGCCGAACTGCAAGCCAAGCTGACTGCCGTTGAACAGCAACGCGACGGAGCGCTGCAACGCGAACACGCAGCGGAACAGAAGCGTCAGCAGATCCAACACCGACTGGAAACCAAGGCGGAGGAAAGGGAGGCGATGCGAGCGGAGGACCGCGCGGAAATCGAAACGCTCCGCCAGCGGCTGACCGACGCCGAAGATCGGCTCGACGCCGTCATCCAACGCCCCAGCGATGCCGACGATCTGACCGAGATCTTTGGCGTCAGCCGACGTCTGGAAGAACAACTGAACGCGGCCGGCGTATTCCGCTTCGAACAGATCGCCGGATGGACCAACCGGCAGAAATGCCAGATCGAACAGCAACTGGGTCTACCGGGACGGGTGCGTGACGAGAAATGGTGCGACCAAGCGAAAGAGCTGCTGGCCGCGGGTGACGAATCGGGCGAGCGAACGCCCGAACCGGTGAAGCCCAAGGCGACGTCTTACCTGCGAGCACTCCGGACCTACGGCAACGTCTCGGTCACCGTCGACGAATCGCTAGGCGTCGTCTTCAATCGCCGCCCCAGCTATGTCGACGATCTGACAGTTGTCCGCGGGATCGGGCAGGTCAACCAACGCTGCCTGCGGAAAGCGGGCGTCTACCGCCTGCAACAGATCGCCGACTGGAACGAATACAACGTCTGGGCGTTCAACGAATTGTTGAGCTTCAAGGGGCGGATCGAACGCGAGAATTGGGTCGGCCAAGCGCAAGACCTGCTGGCATCGCGCGGTAAACAAGACGCAGACGAGACGGTATCGATCAGCATCGACTCGGCGAACGATTCGAGCGACGGCGAATCGAGTCGCGCCGCGGCCTAATAAGGAACTCCGCCGTCTTTTCGCGAGCGTTTTCCGCCGCCAGCGACCACTCAAACTAAAACGGGAATGCGTCCGAAGATCGCATTCCCGTCATGAGTTATCAAACGTGAAGGACGTTGCTTAATTGCAACCCGCGGTACCGCAACCGCCGCTGCAGCCTGCCGCTCCACAACCGCTGCCGCAGTTGCCCGCTGGTGCACATCCGCCACCAACGCCGTTGCCTTGGCAACCGTAGCTAGCCGCGCCACCTTGCGAAACCTGACCGCATGGATAAACGGTCTCTTCGACAACCTTCGGCACCATCTTGCAGACCTGCACGGTCACTTCACGCATGCTGGTGAAAGGAACCTTGACGGTGTATTCCTCGACCGATTCTTCGGCAACGCGATCGTATCGCGTGGTCTCATACGCTTCGGTCAGGACCTCGGGAACGTTCACGGTGTAGGAGACTTCTTTGGTCTTCTGCACGGGGTGATACGAAACGACGGGGTAGGTTTCGGTTCGCACTTCTTCCTTGAACGACAGTTCGCGGCGAGTTCGCTCGCGTGTCTCTTCGGTGTACTCGACGACCTTGCGTGGACGCGTGCGCGTTTCATCGACGTAGTGAACGACCTTGCGAATCCCGGTGCGTTGTTCGGGTTGGTAGACCAGATAGGTGCACTCGTAAGGAATCTGTTGCTGCTGTTCTTCGTAGACGGTGTAGCTGACCTCGTGTTGCTGCGATTGCATTTCAACGACGGGGACTTCTTCGGTCTGCAAATTTGGAACCCAGACGCGGCGAGTTACCGTTTGAGTCGCTGGTGCAACGGCGACGCTGTGGCCGCCGATCACTTGTTCGCCACATCCGCTGCAGCCGCCGTTGGCAGCGCTTCCGCAATTAGCTGTCGCGGTATGCGAACCCGAGCAGCCACAACTGCGAGCTTGGCATGCGCTGCAACTGCCGCAGCGACGCGATGCACACGAGCTGGCATATCCGCCCGATCCACAACCGCCATACGAACCGCAACCGCCCATGTTGGAAGCGGTCTGATTGCCGCTGTAACATCCGCCCGCTGACGCAGGAACGGCCGCGGGGACGGGAGCCGCGATCACTTCGTCGACTCGTGTTTCCCAATGTCCGTAGTCTTTGGTGACGGTTTGCGTGCGGGTGACGGGAACGTCGATGTTGATCAACCGCCGCTTGACGACAGGGACTGCGTTGGTGACGGTTTGGATTTTTGTTTCGGTTTGCGGAACGGGAACGTTCACGGTGTAGGTGAACTCCTCGTCGGTCAGCTGGGGAACGCTGACGGTGTAGCTCTCTTCGCGCTCGACGATCTGAGGGACGCGGACGGTGTAGGTCTCGGGAACTTCGTTCCAAACCGGCACGGTGTGCGTCTGTTCGATCGTCTGCATGTCGGTTTGAGCGACAAGTTCGGTGTATTCGACCGTCTTGCTTTCGGTCTTGGCTTGCATCACGGTTCGCGTGCGGTATTTCGTTTCGGTAACCGGCACCGTGCGATAGGTCGTCTTGGTGCGATAGCGAACTTCGTCGCGATATTCGGTGGTCGGTTGAGCACGCGTTTCGGTGACGTAAGTCGGCACCATGATGACCTTGGCAATCGTCATCGGTCCGCACAGCGGCTGAGTCGCAGGAACGGCAGCGGGAGCGTAGCTGTTGATCGCGCAACCGGCATCCTGTTGGGGAGCCGCGTAGCCGATGCTGGGCTGAGTCGCGTAGCCGACGTTTGAACCGCAGCCGGGGACAACGGCACATCCACCGCCGGCACACGGATCGGTACATCCGCCACACGGGATACACGGCTGCCCGGCGGTCGCCGCCGAAACGAAGCTCAACAGCATGAGCATCGCGGCTGCCAACGAGAATCGAGAGTTCATTCTTTTTGTCTCCAAACGACTTGCGAACGCCGTAGCGTTCCTATTTTCGATTTCTGCGAATCAACGGGCGCGGCGGGACCGCGCAGCAGGAGATCCTTTAAATAAGACCGCGTGCCAGTATATTTAACCCGAATCTTCGTTAAAACAGAAAAGATAGGAATAAATGGCGATCTTTCCATTCTTTCCCCCTCCCACCCGAAACGGATGAATGCACATCCGTCGACGCCACAGCTTTTCGTTGCCTTCTCACGACGCCGCTCTGCTGCGAGAGGGCCCACTGGCGGGGGGCAACCAGATCTGACGCGACGCTCTGTTTGCGGAAGAGGAAGCGATTTTGTGACCTAACCTTTTTTGTGGATGCCCCGCGCCAGCGGTGCGCCTGGTTAAAAAACGCAAGATCGCAGCGCTTCCTGGAGCCCCTCACCCCGATGTCAAACCCAAAGTACCGCCTGGCCCGCACTCTCGCACTGCTTGCGACCAGCTTTTTCTTGGGCAGCTTGTTCGCCAGCCTCGTGATGGCTCAAGAGTCCTCCGAACCGGTCGTCGCTCGGGCCCAGATGCAGCTGCAAGTCGGCGAGAAGCTTGTCGATACGATCGAAAAGGGGGACCTGTTGACGGTCCTCGAAGATCGTGGCGACACCTACCTAATCGTGACCTACAACGGTCACCGCGGCGTGGTCGAAAAGGTGAACGCCGTCAAGATCATCGAATCGGCCGACATCTATACCGAATTGATTCAGAAGAACCCAACCGACGGCCGGCTGTTCACACTGCGAGCATCGGCTTGGTGGGCACTAAAGCAGCACCAAAAGGCGCTGGACGATTTCGATCGCGCGATCAAGCTCGGCTACGATGCACCACACGCCTACTCCAGCCGTGGCATGTTCCACGCCGCGATGGGAGATTTCGACGAAGCGATCCAAGACTACACAACCGCTTTGAAACGGGACAAGGAAAAAGAAGACTTCTCACCACTGTTGAATCGCGCGGCGGTCTACATGACGCTACAAAAGTTTCCCGATGCGATCGCCGACTACGACGAAGTCATTCAGCGTAAACCCGATCTCGCGAGCGCTTATCAACAGCGCGCCGTGGCGCACAAGTTGAGCGGCAACCTAGAGAAAGCCGTCGCTGATTTTGATAAAGCGATCGAACTGAGCCCCAAGAATGTATCGGCGTTGATGAGTCGCGGGTTTGTCCACTTTCAACAATCCGACCACAAGCGAGCAGTAGAAGATTTTGCCGCGGTGATCGAGATCGAACCCCGCGCGGCGGCCGCTTACAACAACCGCGGCTTCAATCTACAGAAGCTCGGCAAGACGACCGAAGCCTTGGCCGATTACAACAAAGCGATCGAACTGGCTCCCGATTACGCATTGGCTTATCAAAACAAAGCTTGGCTGTTGATCACCGCCAACGATCCACAACTGGGCAACGCAAGCGTCGCGATCCAGGCGGCGACCAAGGCGGGCGAGCTGAACAATTTTGCGATCATCAGCGACCTAGCTGCGATGGCGGCGGCGCTCGCGGCGGACGAACAGTTCGAAGAAGCGATCGGATGGCAGGAGAAAGTGCTCGAGATGGCTCCGGAAGATCGCAAGCCGTACGCCGAAAAAGTTCTCGCGTTGTATCAACAGCACGAGCCCTTTGATCCCAAGTTGGCAGAGGGGGATGCGAAGGCGACGGCAGCCGACAAGACGGAAGCGGATGCCAAGCCCGAACCACCGACCGCGGAAAAGCCTAGCGAATCGGAAGACGAATAGCTGTCGAGGGGACAGCGAACGCCAACGCGATGCGGCGACGCAGATTGTCGACAACGAAGATTACCCAACGAAAAACGGCTCGAGGATGGAAACATCACTCGAGCCGTTTTTTTGTTTTATCAAGCATTGGCAACCGCAAGCACGCTCGCCGATCCCGCTTCATCCGTTACCAAGGGCCACGAATATAGTGGACGCCAAACTGGTCGGTGTGGCTGGGCCAATGAGGCGTTGGTCGGAACTGACCATAAGGCACGCCCATCGGTTGTGGCATGTTGCGATTGAACTGATGGTGGATCGGATACGACAGATTCTGGCTGACGCCCCATGAATAATTCGTCTGCATGTGCGCCGTCGGCGGCACAATCATCGCGACCGGAGTGCCCCAGTTGGAATACTGGTAATGGCTGTGCCAAGGACGGGTCGCAGCGAAATTCATCGCTTGCACATTAGTCCGGCCATAGATGTCGACAGCTTCCGCAGTCGACGTTCCCAACACGATGCCGGCAAGCATCGTGAGGGCGATGGTGAAGTGTTTATTCATGGCGATTGATGCTCCAGTGTGCAACACCATCGTCGGTATTGCATGGGGTGGCGAGACTCAGATCACTGACAAACGATCTGCATATACCACGATACGTTCATCTAGCGTGCGATACGGAAAAAGTTATACATCGTTTGGGCATACTGCTTTGGGGCAACCCTATAAGACGCTTTGGTGCGGTTGGTTCCCCGGCCGTAATCATAATGATTGTGATAACGGTCTTGGTGTTGATACAGATAATTGTGAGGCATCAACGGTTGGTAGGGGACCCAAGTGTGGCCGACAAATGCGGGCACGGGGCCCGGTGCCAAATACATCTCCGCGTTGACCTGGTTTTGGCCGTTGGAGTAGTAGTTGTAGAACAGGTCGGGCTGAGCGTATTGCTTGGGGATGTAAGGTCCCTGCTGGCCTCCGCGAACCATCGAAGCGAGGTGTCCGTTGCCACGCAACGTACCGCCGCTGGCACCGTCCGCTTGGCAGTTGGTGCATTGGCCCGAAGCCGAAGCCTGGTGGGACTCACCCGTCTCCTCGCCGACCGCCACGTCCGAGATGATTTGAGAATCCACGATGTATTCGCCAGCGACCTGTTGGGCATTTGCCGTTGCGGTCGCCGAAGCTGCAATGGTGATCGCTGCGATGAATCGCGCCGTAAAACGCATGGTTCTTCCTCCCTGGAAGACGGATCTCAGAAGTGTTGCCCGAACGATGCTGGCGATCGCTGCGGACGTTGGATCGTTGTTAGAGCTCTTGCCTTTGACAGCATTGTGTCTCTTGTCCGGAAGAATCGCGTTCGTCCGGCTATTGGGGTCTTTTCGGTTCTATCTAGTTCCCCAAGCCAACGTTTTCTCTCCGGGGCTACGTGTCGCCCGCAATCGGCGCAGACTGCCCGGCCTGCGACTAGGACCAAATCTACGGAATCGCTACAATCGGCCACGATTCGTCGACGGCGGCGGTCGGTCGACAGACACCGATTGCCCCGGCACTTCCCCCCCGCAAGGGCGAATGTTGCGATTTGATCGGCCCGACACTCAGCAAAAGTGCTGAAGTGCAGCGTGGGGCTGCCGATAACCGATGTATCGATGACACGGATTCTGACAGTTGCCCGAGAAGGAAAAGATGGCGGCCGGAACAAGCACCCCCAAGACACGTCGAAGCACTGCCGAAGCGATGGCCAAAGGTCAACGCGATATTTCGGTCAGTGAGTTCTTTGCAAAAAACAAGCACCTGCTGGGCTTCGACAATCCGCGAAAGTCGCTGTTGACGACGGTCAAAGAGGCGGTCGACAACTCGCTCGATGCGTGCGAAGAGGCTGGCATTCTGCCGGTGATCTGGGTCCAACTGGAACCGACCCAATCGGGTCGCTACCGAGTTTCGATCCAAGACAACGGCCCCGGAATCGTCAAGAAACAGATCCCGTTGATCTTCGGCAAACTGCTGTACGGCAGCAAGTTCCACCGATTGCGGATGAGCCGCGGACAGCAGGGAATCGGGATCAGCGCCGCGGGCATGAACGGGATGCTGACCAGCGGGCAACCGGTCAAGATCGTCAGCAAGGTATCGGTCCGCAAACCGGCTCACTACTTTGAGCTGCAGATCGATACAAAGAAGAACCAGCCGGAAATTGTCAACGGCAAGGGGGATGGCATCGACATTCCCGCCGGGGAAAAAGGTCGCCAGTACATCGAGAAGGCGGGGATCGCATGGGAAACCGTGATCCCACACGAGGATGGGACCAGCGAAGACGTGACGCACGGAACGCGGGTCACGATCGAATTAGCAGCGATCTACAAAAAGGGGCGCGGCAGCGTCGATGAATACATCGAACAGACGGCGATCGCCAACCCGCACATCACCGTGCACTACGTCGACCCCGACGGGACCGCCCGATCCTACTGGCGCAGCACCACCGAATTGCCAGCCGAAGCCAAAGAGATCAAACCGCATCCCTACGGCGTCGAGCTGGGACACCTGATGGCGATGATGTCGGCTGACAACGTCAACACGATCAGCCAGTTTCTGCAGAGTTCGTTCTCATGCGTCACGCCAGCTGTCGCCCGCCGGATCTGCGAAGCGGCCGGAATCGGCAGCCGCATGACCACGAAAAAGATCGGCCGCGACGAAGCGGACAAAGTTTTCCGCGCGATGCAGGAAGCGAAGATTCGCCCGCCGGCGACCGATTGCGTCGTGCCGATCGGCCAGGGGCTGCTGCTGAAGGGAATCAGCACCGTCGTGCCGGGCGAGTTCTATGCGGCATCCAGCCGGCCGCCAGCGGTTTATCGCGGCAATCCGTTTATCATCGAAGTGGCGCTCGCATACGGTGGCGGCCCGCAAACGCATGCGATCACGCACGATGAACTAAACGAACTGATCGGACAGACCGACGCCCGGACGCTGCGTAAGTTCTTGATGGATACGTTCAGCGGCGTCGGTTCCGACGGCGCCGACAAGATCATGAAGCAGGCCGGTCTGAAGACCCGCAAGAGTCCGTCGAACCTCACGACCAAGGAGCGGTTGGCACTGCACGATGCCTTGCAAAACGTAAGCATCAACGAGGGGCAATCGATGCAGGTGATGCGGTTCGCCAACCGCGTGCCGCTGCAGTTCCAAGCCGGTGCGTGCGCGATCACGCAAGCGGTGATGGGAATGAATTGGCGCAGTTATGGACTGACTCAATCTCGCGGCAATTTGCCCAACGGTCCCGTGTCGGTGATGGTCCACGTCGCCAGCGTTTGGGTGCCGTTTACCAGCGAATCGAAAGAAGCGGTCGCCAATTATCCGGAGATCGAAAAGGAGCTGCGATTAGCCTTGCAGTTTGTCGGTCGCAAGCTGGGAATGTTCCTGCGGCGCCGGCAAAAAGTGAAGCAGGAAGGAGAGCGGCGAAGCGTCTTCCTGCGGTATCTGGGCGAGGTCGCGCAAGCCTTGCACGGCATGAACGGCTGCGACACTCAACAGGTCTACGACCACTTGTTAGAGGTTGCTAAGCGGAAGACAGCCGATGCGGATGTGGTTCTCGATGAACGGGGCAAAGTGATTCAAGATGAATCGGAACTCGATCTGGGCGACGGCGTGTTGATCGTCGACAACGCCGCCAAGACGGTCCCCACAGCCGACGCAGCGGTCAAACCGGCCGCTGCCGCAGAAGAGGCTTCGGCGGAGGACGATTCGGTCGAACAGGGTGAACTGTTCGACGCGTAAGCGATTGGGAAACTCAGGACAACGTTTGAGCGTCGTCTCCGGCACAGGCTGCGAACCGATCGCAGGCCGGAACGCTCGGTAACAAGTTTGGCCTTCGCCACCGCGGATCGGGGTGGAGGTTGCGATAACGATGGATCTCAAGAATCATGGCTAAGAAAAAACAAGCTCCTAAAAAGTTCGTCCCCGAAAAACCGAAGCCTGTTAAGCTGACGCCGATCGACAAATCGACGCTCACCAAACTCGAGGGGCTCGCGGACAAGGTCGTCAGCTCAGCGACGCGGGGCCGCGATCCGTTTCTGGATATCCCCACGCGAGCGCTTTCGAACGTGCGTTTCAATAAAACGAAACGCTATATCGAGATGGGGAAAAACACGAACCGCCGCGAGCTGTTCAACCTGAACCAAGCCCGATCCTACATGCAAACGCTGCTGGCTGGCAGCGGCTGCAAGAGCCTGATCGACGAAGGCAAAACGACAAGCATTCGTGGTCTCTACTATCGCATGAAGCACACGATCAAAGGTGCCAAAGAGGAGACGTTCAACAATCAGGGCGAATCCGATGCGGTGATCGAGGATCTGGAAGTCCTGGCGAATTCGCTGCGTGAAGAACTACATCTGTACGCCGACAAACGGGGCGAGATGGTTGGTCCGATCGTACTGGAAGATATGGGAGACGAGATCGATTGTGCGCGGATGGGCAGCGGTGGCTACGGGATTCCTTCGATCGTAGAACCCGACCGGATCAAATTCAAACGCTGCACCGCCGACTTTATCCTGCATGTCGAAAAAGGAACCGTCTGGCAACGATTCAACGAAGACAAGTTTTGGAAAAAGCACAACTGCCTGCTGACACATGGTGCCGGGCAACCGCCGCGAGGCGTCCGGCGATTGTTGCATCGGATGCACAACGAACTGGAACTGCCCGTCTACTGCGTGCTCGATAACGATCCCTGGGGATATTACATCTACAGCGTGATCAAGCAGGGGTCGATCAACCTGGCGTTTGAGTCGCAGCGGATGACGATCCCCGACGCAAAGTTCTTGGGGCTACGCAGCATCGACTTGGAACGCTGCGGGCTGGACATGAACGTAACGATCAAGATGAACGACACCGATCGCAAGCGAGCCAAACAGATCATGAAGTATCCGTGGTTCGAAGGCAAAAAGCGGTGGCAGAAAGAGATCGACAGGATGCTGCAAAACGACTTCAAGCTCGAGGTCGAGTCGTTGATCAATCTCGGCATCAGTTACGTCACCGAGACCTATGTCCCCGAGCGATTAGCCGACGGCGACTGGCTCGACTAGTTTGCTCCGCAACCGAGGCAGCGGTTGCCGCGAGAGAACACTGCCGCCAACCGAGCGATGGTTCGCGGCGGCGGATGCCAACGGCTACAGCTCGATCGTTGTGAACCGGCTGCGATACATCAACCGCTCCCACCAACTGGCGCGGCGCAGTCGTGGATCGTTTGCATCGATGGTGTGCTGTTTGCCGCGACGCGTTCGCAAAAGGATCTGTTGATTCTCGAGCACTGCTTCGACGACCCAGAACTTGTCGACGAGATAGTGGTAGGTATCACCACCTGGGGTCGGATGCACATCGGTAGCTCGGGCACCGGGCGAAGTACTGCTCTTCTGCTTGCGATAGATCACCCAATCGCCGCGTTTCAATTTGGATGCGTCCATGATTCTATTCACACACTCCGTTGGATGGATCGGTGGGAGACGACGATAAAACCCAGGTCGACTAAACTTTTTTTGGCAAACCTGCGCGAGCCGTAAAGCGGCGCAAACGAAGCGACCGCTTCGCCCATCGGGGATCGGCCGAGAGTTCAGCAGCAGGAGGAAACTGGCTGTTGCCGTTCGCATCACTGCCATTGTCGCCGAAGCAAAGCGACCGATTTGCCGGGAAGGTGCGGCGGCATTGGCGATGCCGCTGCATCAGAATCTATGGCGCAACGACGCGCTAGGCAAGTATGGCAACCGGGGTTACGTTGGGGATTGCCGATTTCGACTGCTGTTTCAGCACCAGTTCCATCGAAACCGGGCCCCAGGCGGTTTCAAATCGCAGGCAGGTGCCATGGTTCTCCGAACCAAACGCGATCTCGCATTGCCCCATGATCACCGAAGGGAGTGACATATTGGTCGCTTCGTTGCCCAACAGCACCCGGGCGCGGCCGGCGATCATATTCACGATCTCGCCGACGGCATCGACGACATCGGAATTCAGTTCGGCGGGCGTCTCGCCCAACAGTGCCCCGGTCGCTTTGTAGGCAAAGTCGCGGGAGACGCTGAGCGCGGCGGTGCCGCAGATCGCTCCCGAGATGCCGATGATCCCTTTGATCTCGTTGATTCGATCGGCGGCTGTCGAATCGCCGACCTCCTTCAGCTTGACCTCGCATCCAAGACAGCTGTTAAAAATTTCTTCGACTGCCTTTTGAAAGGCTTCGTTTTCGGTAGCCAGCATCTGATCTGCCCCTAGGTTTGGGTTTATTAGAACTCGGTCGTCGATCGCAAGCGTCGGCGTGGCAAGACGCAGCCAGCCGCGTTTGAAAGTTGCTTACGAAGCGATCGCGCTGAGGTGTTTAACAAGCTTTTCCTGCAACAGTTCGTTTTCGAACGGCTTCGGCAAGAAATCCGACACGCCCGCTTGGATCGCTTCGATCACGCGGCCGCGTTCGGATTCGGTGGTGATCATGATCACCGGGATCGTTGAACCCGCCTGACGAATGTTTTTCAAGAGATCCAAACCTGTCATCATCGGCATGTTCCAATCGGTCAGAACCATATCGAACTGAGTCGTTTGAAAAGCGGTCCACGCCTGGGCTCCATCGGCTGCTTCGACAACGTCGGTAACCCCGGCAGCATTTAACGCCCGCAGAATGATCTTACGCATGACGCCCGAGTCATCCGCTAAGAGAACCTTTTGGTCCATCGAATTGTTCCTTTTCACTGATGTGTTTCGAGATTGGATCGGCGCGAACCGATAGCGTGACCTATTATTTAGGTAGCAGCCCAATTCATATTTTGGGTTCCACGTCCCCCTGAGCACGCTTCACCCAGCAAACCTTAGCATGAAAAAGCAGACACAGTAGAAAAACAATAGAAAATTGCACGCGCCCATGGATCACCCTGTTGTGATCCGCCACGACGCCAGCCAATGACGTTTCTATAGAAGGAAGCGTTTACGGTGTCGATGGTCCTATTGTGTGCCACCACAATCGTTACTTCCGGCACTTCACGCTTGCCGGACTCTTTCGCGCAAGAAATCTTTGCCGCTTCTTCGGCTGCGCGCACCTCCGACGTTAATTTCACGGCTTATGTTTCGAGAGCCATGAATCAGGTTAGCCCGCTGCACTCGCGGGGAACTTATTTAATCTCCTCGGAGGCAACGTCGTGTCGAACGAAGACCAAGAAATACTCGATGAATTTGTCGTAGAATCGCTCGAACATCTAGCCGATGTCGAGAGCCAGTTGTTGTCGATCGAAGCCGCGGGAGCGGAGATCGACGTCGATCTGGTGAACACAGTCTTTCGAGCAATCCACTCGATCAAAGGGGCTGCCGGTTTCCTCGGCCTGCCGCGGATCAACGAGCTGGCCCACTGCTTGGAAAACGTATTAAATCTGATGCGTGAGGAGAAATTGGTCCCCACGTCGACGATTGTCGATGGGCTGCTGTCGGCTTCCGACACGCTGCAAGCGATGGTCGCTGATGTTGGCGCATCCAATGAAGTCGACATCTCCAATCACCTCGTCGAACTCGAAAACTGCATCAAGTCCGGACTGGCGGGTGGATCGTCCGAAGCGACGCCACCGGCCGAAGCGGCTGTTGCAGCTGCCGAGCCACCCGCGGCGCAGGAGGCTCCCGCGACACCAGTTCCTCCCGCGACTGCAGCAGCACCTGCGGCGGAGACGACACCGATCGAGGTGCACATCCGCGAAGATCTGCCGCTGGCCGAGGCTTTGGACCTGGCAGTTGCCGACGCCAAGCGGGCTCGCGAATTCGCCGAAGCCGAAGCGGCAGCCAAGAAGCCCGATCCACGCGAAGCGATACTCGCC from Rosistilla oblonga includes the following:
- a CDS encoding ferredoxin, whose product is MNSRFSLAAAMLMLLSFVSAATAGQPCIPCGGCTDPCAGGGCAVVPGCGSNVGYATQPSIGYAAPQQDAGCAINSYAPAAVPATQPLCGPMTIAKVIMVPTYVTETRAQPTTEYRDEVRYRTKTTYRTVPVTETKYRTRTVMQAKTESKTVEYTELVAQTDMQTIEQTHTVPVWNEVPETYTVRVPQIVEREESYTVSVPQLTDEEFTYTVNVPVPQTETKIQTVTNAVPVVKRRLINIDVPVTRTQTVTKDYGHWETRVDEVIAAPVPAAVPASAGGCYSGNQTASNMGGCGSYGGCGSGGYASSCASRRCGSCSACQARSCGCSGSHTATANCGSAANGGCSGCGEQVIGGHSVAVAPATQTVTRRVWVPNLQTEEVPVVEMQSQQHEVSYTVYEEQQQQIPYECTYLVYQPEQRTGIRKVVHYVDETRTRPRKVVEYTEETRERTRRELSFKEEVRTETYPVVSYHPVQKTKEVSYTVNVPEVLTEAYETTRYDRVAEESVEEYTVKVPFTSMREVTVQVCKMVPKVVEETVYPCGQVSQGGAASYGCQGNGVGGGCAPAGNCGSGCGAAGCSGGCGTAGCN
- a CDS encoding tetratricopeptide repeat protein, whose protein sequence is MSNPKYRLARTLALLATSFFLGSLFASLVMAQESSEPVVARAQMQLQVGEKLVDTIEKGDLLTVLEDRGDTYLIVTYNGHRGVVEKVNAVKIIESADIYTELIQKNPTDGRLFTLRASAWWALKQHQKALDDFDRAIKLGYDAPHAYSSRGMFHAAMGDFDEAIQDYTTALKRDKEKEDFSPLLNRAAVYMTLQKFPDAIADYDEVIQRKPDLASAYQQRAVAHKLSGNLEKAVADFDKAIELSPKNVSALMSRGFVHFQQSDHKRAVEDFAAVIEIEPRAAAAYNNRGFNLQKLGKTTEALADYNKAIELAPDYALAYQNKAWLLITANDPQLGNASVAIQAATKAGELNNFAIISDLAAMAAALAADEQFEEAIGWQEKVLEMAPEDRKPYAEKVLALYQQHEPFDPKLAEGDAKATAADKTEADAKPEPPTAEKPSESEDE
- a CDS encoding ATP-binding protein, which produces MPEKEKMAAGTSTPKTRRSTAEAMAKGQRDISVSEFFAKNKHLLGFDNPRKSLLTTVKEAVDNSLDACEEAGILPVIWVQLEPTQSGRYRVSIQDNGPGIVKKQIPLIFGKLLYGSKFHRLRMSRGQQGIGISAAGMNGMLTSGQPVKIVSKVSVRKPAHYFELQIDTKKNQPEIVNGKGDGIDIPAGEKGRQYIEKAGIAWETVIPHEDGTSEDVTHGTRVTIELAAIYKKGRGSVDEYIEQTAIANPHITVHYVDPDGTARSYWRSTTELPAEAKEIKPHPYGVELGHLMAMMSADNVNTISQFLQSSFSCVTPAVARRICEAAGIGSRMTTKKIGRDEADKVFRAMQEAKIRPPATDCVVPIGQGLLLKGISTVVPGEFYAASSRPPAVYRGNPFIIEVALAYGGGPQTHAITHDELNELIGQTDARTLRKFLMDTFSGVGSDGADKIMKQAGLKTRKSPSNLTTKERLALHDALQNVSINEGQSMQVMRFANRVPLQFQAGACAITQAVMGMNWRSYGLTQSRGNLPNGPVSVMVHVASVWVPFTSESKEAVANYPEIEKELRLALQFVGRKLGMFLRRRQKVKQEGERRSVFLRYLGEVAQALHGMNGCDTQQVYDHLLEVAKRKTADADVVLDERGKVIQDESELDLGDGVLIVDNAAKTVPTADAAVKPAAAAEEASAEDDSVEQGELFDA
- a CDS encoding DNA topoisomerase IV subunit A; the protein is MAKKKQAPKKFVPEKPKPVKLTPIDKSTLTKLEGLADKVVSSATRGRDPFLDIPTRALSNVRFNKTKRYIEMGKNTNRRELFNLNQARSYMQTLLAGSGCKSLIDEGKTTSIRGLYYRMKHTIKGAKEETFNNQGESDAVIEDLEVLANSLREELHLYADKRGEMVGPIVLEDMGDEIDCARMGSGGYGIPSIVEPDRIKFKRCTADFILHVEKGTVWQRFNEDKFWKKHNCLLTHGAGQPPRGVRRLLHRMHNELELPVYCVLDNDPWGYYIYSVIKQGSINLAFESQRMTIPDAKFLGLRSIDLERCGLDMNVTIKMNDTDRKRAKQIMKYPWFEGKKRWQKEIDRMLQNDFKLEVESLINLGISYVTETYVPERLADGDWLD
- a CDS encoding chemotaxis protein CheX; protein product: MLATENEAFQKAVEEIFNSCLGCEVKLKEVGDSTAADRINEIKGIIGISGAICGTAALSVSRDFAYKATGALLGETPAELNSDVVDAVGEIVNMIAGRARVLLGNEATNMSLPSVIMGQCEIAFGSENHGTCLRFETAWGPVSMELVLKQQSKSAIPNVTPVAILA